In Sphingomonas sp. Leaf357, a single genomic region encodes these proteins:
- the folD gene encoding bifunctional methylenetetrahydrofolate dehydrogenase/methenyltetrahydrofolate cyclohydrolase FolD — protein sequence MSAEIIDGKAFAARLRGRIGERVAAFHAVSGRVPGLAVVLVGEDAASAVYVRSKGKATREAGMQSFEHRLPADVDQDDLLALIDTLNGDPQIDGILVQLPLPPHIDERLVTIRIDPEKDVDGFHPVNAGRLATGLDGFVPCTPYGCVMLLKDTLGDLAGLDAVVIGRSNIVGKPMAQLLIAESCTVTVAHSRTRDLASVVARADIVVAAVGRPEMIKGEWIKPGATVIDVGINRTEAGLVGDVDFAGAMSVARAVTPVPGGVGPMTIACLLRNTLISAHRRDGVPFDPSGL from the coding sequence ATGAGCGCAGAGATTATCGATGGAAAGGCCTTCGCCGCGCGCCTGCGCGGGCGGATCGGCGAACGGGTCGCGGCCTTTCACGCGGTCAGCGGGCGCGTGCCCGGCCTAGCCGTCGTGCTGGTCGGCGAGGATGCGGCAAGCGCGGTCTATGTCCGCTCCAAGGGCAAGGCGACTCGCGAGGCGGGAATGCAAAGCTTCGAGCATCGTCTGCCCGCCGATGTCGATCAGGACGATCTGCTCGCGCTGATCGATACGCTGAACGGCGATCCGCAAATCGACGGCATCCTCGTCCAGCTGCCGCTGCCGCCGCACATCGACGAGCGGCTGGTGACGATCCGGATCGATCCCGAAAAGGATGTCGACGGCTTCCACCCGGTCAATGCCGGGCGGCTGGCGACCGGGCTGGACGGCTTCGTGCCGTGCACGCCCTATGGCTGCGTCATGCTCCTCAAGGATACGCTCGGCGATCTCGCGGGGCTGGACGCGGTGGTGATCGGGCGCTCGAACATCGTCGGCAAGCCGATGGCGCAATTGCTGATCGCCGAAAGCTGCACCGTGACGGTCGCGCATTCGCGCACGCGCGATCTGGCCAGCGTGGTCGCGCGCGCCGATATCGTCGTCGCGGCGGTCGGGCGGCCGGAAATGATCAAGGGCGAGTGGATCAAGCCCGGCGCGACCGTGATCGACGTCGGCATCAACCGCACCGAAGCCGGGCTGGTCGGCGATGTCGATTTCGCCGGCGCGATGAGCGTGGCGCGCGCGGTGACGCCGGTGCCGGGCGGCGTCGGCCCGATGACGATCGCGTGCCTGCTGCGCAACACGCTGATCTCGGCGCACCGCCGCGACGGCGTGCCGTTCGACCCGTCCGGCCTATAA
- a CDS encoding YggT family protein yields the protein MLVILRIVMVLLNVVWWIIIIQAILSWLIAFNVINTSNDMVRTVWEALRRMTEPLYRPIRRILPDFGALDLSPLVVLLILYILMNIVIPSLAVQFYPVPTA from the coding sequence TTGCTCGTCATCCTGCGTATCGTCATGGTGCTCCTGAACGTCGTCTGGTGGATCATCATCATCCAGGCGATCCTGTCCTGGCTGATCGCCTTCAACGTGATCAACACGTCCAACGATATGGTGCGCACCGTGTGGGAGGCGCTGCGACGCATGACCGAGCCGCTGTACCGACCGATCCGGCGCATCCTGCCCGATTTCGGCGCGCTCGATCTGTCGCCTCTGGTCGTGCTGCTGATCCTCTACATCCTGATGAACATCGTCATCCCCTCGCTGGCGGTGCAATTCTATCCCGTCCCCACCGCCTGA
- a CDS encoding energy transducer TonB family protein, whose product MPADDLNRWIADLANAIARATAQDPMSPEHRYRTGVVMLAFKVYPDGGIADIRVVGSSGEDSLDRRAVAKLRRADPLPAGPEEARARGHVAVVSVAERILTPAHCAVPGKIRAFATV is encoded by the coding sequence ATGCCCGCCGATGATCTGAACCGCTGGATCGCCGATCTCGCCAATGCCATCGCCCGCGCCACCGCGCAGGATCCGATGAGCCCCGAACACCGCTACCGCACCGGCGTCGTGATGCTCGCCTTCAAGGTCTATCCCGATGGCGGCATCGCCGACATCCGCGTCGTCGGATCGTCGGGCGAGGACAGCCTGGATCGCCGCGCCGTCGCCAAGCTGCGCCGTGCCGATCCGCTGCCCGCCGGCCCGGAAGAGGCGCGCGCGCGTGGCCATGTCGCGGTCGTGAGCGTCGCCGAACGCATCCTGACGCCCGCGCACTGCGCCGTTCCGGGCAAGATCCGGGCCTTCGCCACCGTCTGA
- the argB gene encoding acetylglutamate kinase, whose product MTDHTPAPALLAKAETLVEALPYLQRYAGQTFVVKYGGHAMGSPELQRDFAEDVVLLKAVGINPVVVHGGGPQIGAMLKRLGVESRFVDGLRVTDAETAQIAEMVLAGSINKEIVGWIGQAGGRAVGLSGKDAGFVTAEKVERSTPDKLQGIERHVDLGFVGEPVGVDRRIIDTLSAAGIIPVIAPIAIGADGHTYNINADTMAGAIAAALGASRFFLLTDVVGVLDKQGELLTDLDPARIAELRADGTVTGGMIPKLETCVTAVEAGVDAAVIIDGRVPHGMLLEIFTREGAGTLVHR is encoded by the coding sequence ATGACCGATCACACTCCCGCGCCGGCGCTCCTCGCCAAGGCCGAAACGCTCGTCGAGGCGCTGCCCTATCTGCAGCGCTACGCCGGGCAGACCTTCGTCGTGAAATATGGCGGCCACGCGATGGGCAGCCCGGAATTGCAGCGCGACTTCGCCGAGGATGTCGTGCTGCTCAAGGCGGTCGGCATCAACCCGGTCGTCGTGCATGGCGGGGGGCCGCAGATCGGCGCGATGCTCAAGCGGCTCGGCGTCGAATCGCGCTTCGTCGATGGCCTGCGCGTGACGGATGCCGAGACCGCGCAGATCGCCGAGATGGTCCTCGCCGGCAGCATCAACAAGGAAATCGTCGGCTGGATCGGCCAGGCCGGCGGCCGCGCGGTCGGGCTGTCGGGCAAGGATGCCGGCTTCGTCACCGCCGAGAAGGTCGAGCGCAGCACGCCGGACAAGCTGCAGGGGATCGAACGGCATGTCGATCTCGGGTTCGTCGGCGAACCCGTCGGCGTCGACCGGCGGATCATCGACACCCTGTCCGCCGCCGGGATCATCCCGGTGATCGCGCCGATCGCGATCGGCGCGGACGGGCACACCTACAACATCAACGCCGATACGATGGCCGGCGCGATCGCGGCGGCGCTGGGCGCGTCGCGCTTCTTCCTGCTCACCGACGTGGTCGGCGTGCTCGACAAGCAGGGCGAACTGCTCACCGATCTCGACCCTGCGCGGATCGCCGAGCTGCGCGCCGACGGCACCGTCACCGGCGGCATGATCCCGAAGCTGGAAACCTGCGTCACCGCGGTCGAGGCCGGGGTGGATGCGGCGGTGATCATCGACGGCCGCGTGCCGCACGGCATGCTGCTGGAGATCTTCACCCGCGAGGGCGCGGGCACGCTCGTGCATCGCTGA
- a CDS encoding queuosine precursor transporter, with protein METATLKMPRSLFVFSIFYGGMVCIAGVLGNKQVSLGPLSAIGPIFGLGPLAVEAGIFAFLLLVIVSSAVAELHGPKVANQLVRIGFIPLIVSILLSWIVHILPASPDMQPANRDAIQLVLGATWRIWLGGIVAYGISQTLNVTIFAALKGREGSKLLWFRAASASVLSQIVDTLLFATIAFYGVFPIGELIAGQMLAKITLSVLLVPPLIYLVVAIGRRLDRMA; from the coding sequence ATGGAAACCGCTACCCTCAAGATGCCGCGTTCGCTCTTCGTCTTCTCGATCTTCTATGGCGGCATGGTCTGTATTGCCGGCGTACTCGGCAACAAGCAGGTGTCGCTTGGCCCATTGTCGGCGATCGGGCCGATCTTCGGGCTGGGGCCTTTGGCGGTCGAGGCCGGCATCTTCGCGTTTCTTCTGCTCGTCATCGTATCGAGCGCGGTCGCGGAATTGCATGGGCCGAAGGTCGCCAATCAGCTCGTCCGGATCGGCTTCATTCCGTTGATCGTATCGATCCTGTTGTCGTGGATCGTGCATATCCTGCCGGCTTCCCCCGATATGCAGCCCGCCAATCGCGATGCGATCCAGCTGGTGCTGGGGGCGACGTGGCGCATCTGGCTCGGCGGGATCGTCGCCTATGGCATTTCCCAGACGCTGAACGTGACGATCTTCGCGGCGCTCAAGGGGCGCGAGGGCAGCAAGCTGCTCTGGTTCCGCGCGGCGAGCGCCAGCGTCCTCAGCCAGATCGTCGATACCTTGCTGTTCGCGACGATCGCTTTCTACGGCGTCTTCCCGATCGGCGAACTGATCGCTGGACAGATGCTCGCCAAGATAACGCTGTCGGTCCTGCTCGTGCCGCCACTGATTTATCTCGTCGTCGCGATCGGGCGACGGCTGGACCGGATGGCCTGA
- a CDS encoding NupC/NupG family nucleoside CNT transporter — MNRFLIGLAGIAVILGIAVLLSSDRRAIRLRVVGAAFALQAGIAVLVLYSSAGKMILGEMSGGVANLLGYSQKGTEFLFGKMATPEIGGQSFAIAALPVIIFFASLVSILYYLGLMQLIVRWVGGAIEWVIGVSKVESLCAAANIFVGQSESPLVIRPYLAGLTPAQLFTVMTSGMAGVAGTILAAYASMGIRIDYLLAASFMAAPGGILMAKIIMPDRVVPPDGELPLGDLPDEDRQIKLAETRSGGIGPAALIAESVPGEPLPQATHDEEKPANIIMAAAQGAQTGVKLAVAVGAMVLAFVALVALANGLLGGVGAWFGYPQLSFQGLLGYVFAPIMFLLNVPWSEAGIAGGLFGQKIVLNEFVAYISLGAQNGLSPRTVAVVTFSLCGFANFSSIAIQMAVTGSLAPNQRPMIARLGLRALAAGSLANLMSAALAGLLIG, encoded by the coding sequence ATGAACAGGTTCTTGATCGGTCTGGCAGGCATTGCCGTGATCCTCGGCATCGCGGTGCTGCTGTCGAGCGACCGGCGCGCGATCCGCCTGCGCGTGGTCGGCGCGGCGTTCGCGCTACAGGCCGGCATCGCCGTGCTCGTGCTCTATTCGAGCGCGGGCAAGATGATCCTCGGCGAAATGTCCGGCGGCGTCGCCAATCTGCTCGGCTATTCGCAGAAGGGCACCGAATTCCTGTTCGGCAAGATGGCCACGCCCGAAATCGGCGGCCAGAGCTTCGCCATCGCGGCGCTGCCGGTGATCATCTTCTTCGCCAGCCTGGTGTCGATCCTCTATTATCTGGGGTTGATGCAGCTGATCGTGCGCTGGGTGGGCGGGGCGATCGAATGGGTGATCGGCGTATCGAAGGTGGAATCGCTGTGCGCGGCGGCGAACATCTTCGTCGGGCAGAGCGAATCGCCGCTCGTCATCCGGCCGTATCTGGCGGGACTGACCCCGGCGCAATTGTTCACCGTGATGACCAGCGGCATGGCCGGCGTGGCGGGCACCATCCTGGCCGCCTATGCGTCGATGGGCATTCGGATCGATTATCTGCTCGCCGCCAGCTTCATGGCCGCGCCGGGCGGCATCCTGATGGCGAAGATCATCATGCCCGACCGCGTCGTGCCGCCGGACGGGGAATTGCCGCTCGGCGACCTGCCCGACGAGGATCGCCAGATCAAGCTCGCCGAGACGCGCAGCGGCGGGATCGGCCCGGCGGCGTTGATCGCCGAAAGCGTGCCCGGCGAACCGCTGCCCCAGGCCACGCACGACGAGGAGAAGCCGGCCAACATCATCATGGCCGCGGCGCAGGGCGCGCAGACCGGCGTGAAGCTGGCCGTCGCGGTCGGCGCGATGGTGCTGGCGTTCGTGGCGCTCGTGGCGCTCGCCAACGGCCTGCTCGGCGGCGTGGGCGCGTGGTTCGGCTATCCGCAGCTCAGCTTCCAGGGGCTGCTCGGCTATGTCTTCGCGCCGATCATGTTCCTGCTCAACGTGCCGTGGAGCGAGGCGGGAATCGCCGGCGGGTTGTTCGGGCAGAAGATCGTGCTCAACGAATTCGTCGCCTATATTAGCCTCGGCGCGCAGAACGGCCTGAGCCCGCGGACGGTGGCGGTGGTGACCTTCTCGCTGTGCGGCTTCGCCAATTTCAGCTCGATCGCGATCCAGATGGCGGTGACGGGCAGCCTCGCCCCGAACCAGCGCCCGATGATCGCGCGGCTCGGCCTGCGCGCGCTGGCGGCGGGGAGCCTGGCCAACCTGATGTCGGCGGCGCTGGCCGGGTTGCTAATCGGGTAG
- a CDS encoding serine hydrolase domain-containing protein — translation MLGLSAALAMIAPAAVAPSSGMQARIDAAAEAAMARTGAKGLAIAVVDRGRILAVRGYGRRNAAGAPLAGDTVMYGASLTKMIVGYTVMQMVAEGKVDLDRPIAEYLPRPLPEYGNLDAYGHWGDLAGDPRWRRITMRHVLTHSTGFANFAFVEPDGKLRIHFEPGSRYAYSGEGMMLLQFALEKGLGLDLGKEVQRRVFAPFGMTNTSLIWRADFARNLADGWKSDGSVEPHDERSRVRAAGSMDTTIADMARFAAAVSARRGLSKTAFARWVRPQLPITSRAQFPTLLPEAPAVERTPGLSAALGVVAFTGPQGPGFYKGGHDDSTGNTFVCLERARRCVVILSNDVRAEAAFPDLVKAALGDTGAPWRWEYPQLVAK, via the coding sequence ATGCTGGGGTTGAGCGCGGCACTTGCGATGATTGCTCCGGCCGCGGTCGCGCCTTCTTCGGGAATGCAGGCGCGCATCGATGCGGCGGCCGAAGCGGCGATGGCCAGGACCGGTGCGAAGGGCCTGGCCATCGCGGTGGTCGATCGCGGGCGGATCCTGGCGGTACGCGGCTATGGCCGGCGGAACGCCGCCGGTGCGCCGCTCGCCGGGGATACCGTGATGTATGGCGCATCGCTGACCAAGATGATCGTCGGCTATACCGTGATGCAGATGGTGGCCGAGGGGAAAGTCGATCTCGACCGGCCGATCGCCGAGTATCTGCCCCGGCCGCTGCCCGAATATGGCAATCTCGATGCCTATGGCCATTGGGGCGATCTGGCCGGCGATCCGCGCTGGCGCCGGATCACGATGCGCCACGTCCTCACCCACAGCACCGGATTCGCCAATTTCGCGTTCGTCGAGCCGGACGGAAAGTTGCGCATCCATTTCGAACCCGGCAGCCGCTACGCCTATTCGGGCGAGGGCATGATGCTGCTGCAGTTCGCGCTGGAAAAGGGGCTCGGCCTCGATCTCGGCAAGGAGGTGCAGCGTCGGGTGTTCGCGCCGTTCGGGATGACGAACACCAGCCTGATCTGGCGCGCCGATTTCGCCCGCAACCTCGCCGATGGCTGGAAGAGCGACGGCAGCGTCGAGCCGCACGACGAACGTAGCCGCGTGCGCGCGGCGGGATCGATGGATACGACGATCGCCGATATGGCGCGCTTCGCCGCCGCCGTGTCCGCCCGACGCGGGCTAAGCAAGACGGCGTTCGCGCGGTGGGTGCGCCCGCAATTGCCGATCACGTCGCGCGCGCAATTCCCCACCTTGCTGCCCGAAGCCCCGGCGGTCGAGCGCACGCCCGGCCTGTCGGCGGCGCTCGGTGTGGTCGCCTTCACCGGTCCGCAGGGGCCGGGTTTCTACAAAGGCGGCCATGACGACAGCACCGGCAACACCTTCGTCTGCCTCGAACGGGCGCGGCGCTGCGTCGTGATCCTGTCGAACGATGTGCGCGCCGAGGCGGCGTTTCCCGATCTGGTGAAGGCGGCGCTGGGCGATACGGGCGCACCGTGGCGCTGGGAATATCCGCAACTGGTCGCGAAATAA
- a CDS encoding glycosyltransferase, with translation MSKPIFFDSRGTRRRWSFRSLFALIAMVLIAAGVFALTIINVPSGDPLPIRYERAHSTPVLGEQVAAIRHDISRRLRSLGWLPHHTARGKPGGKPLSVGFYVPWDDASRVSLSAHMDQLNWVVPALFTVAGPKHQLVQTPDQRFDIIMATSPRRPAVLPMIQNIAGGNWDGEGMAALMRNVPARRALLKQFADALDKRHAAGAVFDLESLPASSLADYRAFLRDARTLFAPRKLLVTLTVPAGDGDWDLRAFAKVADRVFLMNYDEHWQGGTAGPIASQPWFLHQLRDAVERIGRDKLIVAFGSYGYDWHGEGKDAHVDALTIEEAWLAAHDSGAKISFDPASGNTSFAYNDGTTDHHVWMLDATATWNQLRVTHAMGVNSVALWRLGSEDPGVWADLAGWQGAGLPDLTKIRPLTNVDVEGNGEILRIAATPSDGNRTIRADANRLIRDVRYGDLPTPYIVQRVGDRPKELALTFDDGPDGTWTPQILDILKAKKAVGTFFIVGENGLAHPLLLRRIINEGSEIGNHSYTHPNMALASQRGIAVELNATQRLIQAYTGRATRLFRAPYFGDAEPTTEDELFPVLEAQQRGYTSVGLHVDPNDWQRPGVQAIITQTVNQVLAGDDERSGNIILLHDGGGDRAQTVAALPQIIDQLRARGYRFVPVSQLAGLSRDQVMPRIEGNDLIAVRADVGIFAFLALIGWLLKWIFFLAIALGIARAIVMAGLAMWNKRRENGVVPPPFDTDRLVSVIIPAWNEERVIVSSIERVLASTSAHIEVIVADDGSTDGTSAVVAAAFDGDPRVRLLTLVNGGKAEALNRALTYAKGEIVVALDADTQFEKETVARLVRWFDDPEIGAVAGNAKVGNRVNLVTRWQAVEYVTAQNVERRALAQFDAMMVVPGAVGAWRRAALDAVGGYPIDTLAEDQDLTIAIQRAGWRIAYDVDAVAWTESPESFTALAKQRFRWAFGTLQCLWKHRRVMRTGQPKGLAFVGMPQAWMFQIFFAAVSPVIDLALIVSIVGTWIRVSQHGWAQTQSDVFMMAIYWTAFTAIDVLCGWIAYRLEPREQRYPAHLLIAQRFIYRQVMYWVVLKAIGAAISGLGVGWGKLERTGSVEAEGRA, from the coding sequence ATGTCAAAGCCGATCTTCTTCGATTCCCGCGGCACGCGGCGGCGCTGGTCGTTCCGCAGCCTGTTCGCGCTGATCGCCATGGTGCTGATCGCCGCCGGCGTCTTCGCGCTGACGATCATCAACGTCCCCTCGGGCGATCCGCTGCCGATCCGCTACGAACGCGCGCACTCGACGCCGGTATTGGGCGAGCAGGTCGCCGCGATCCGGCACGACATCTCGCGTCGGCTGCGCTCGCTCGGTTGGCTGCCGCACCATACCGCGCGCGGCAAGCCCGGCGGCAAGCCGCTGTCGGTCGGTTTCTACGTGCCGTGGGACGATGCCAGCCGCGTATCGCTCAGCGCGCACATGGACCAGCTCAACTGGGTCGTGCCGGCGCTCTTCACCGTGGCCGGGCCGAAGCACCAGCTGGTCCAGACCCCCGACCAGCGCTTCGACATCATCATGGCGACGTCGCCGCGTCGCCCGGCGGTGCTGCCGATGATCCAGAACATCGCCGGCGGCAATTGGGACGGGGAGGGCATGGCGGCGCTGATGCGCAACGTGCCGGCGCGGCGCGCGCTGCTGAAACAGTTCGCCGACGCGCTGGACAAGCGCCACGCGGCGGGCGCTGTGTTCGATCTGGAAAGCCTGCCCGCATCGTCGCTGGCCGATTACCGCGCCTTCCTGCGCGATGCCCGCACGCTCTTCGCGCCGCGCAAGCTGCTGGTGACGCTCACCGTTCCGGCCGGCGACGGAGATTGGGATCTGCGCGCCTTCGCCAAGGTCGCCGACCGCGTCTTCCTGATGAATTACGACGAGCATTGGCAGGGCGGCACGGCCGGGCCGATCGCGTCGCAGCCCTGGTTCCTGCACCAGTTGCGCGATGCGGTGGAGCGGATCGGGCGCGACAAGCTGATCGTCGCGTTCGGCAGCTACGGCTACGACTGGCACGGCGAGGGCAAGGACGCGCATGTCGATGCGCTGACGATCGAGGAAGCGTGGCTCGCCGCGCACGACAGCGGTGCCAAGATCAGCTTCGATCCCGCCAGCGGCAATACCAGTTTCGCGTACAATGACGGCACGACCGATCATCACGTCTGGATGCTGGACGCCACCGCGACGTGGAACCAGCTGCGCGTGACGCATGCGATGGGGGTCAATTCCGTCGCCTTGTGGCGGCTGGGCAGCGAGGATCCCGGCGTCTGGGCCGATCTTGCCGGCTGGCAGGGCGCGGGCCTGCCCGACCTGACCAAGATCAGACCGCTGACCAACGTCGACGTCGAGGGCAATGGCGAGATCCTGCGCATCGCCGCCACGCCGAGCGACGGCAACCGCACGATCCGCGCCGACGCCAACCGCCTGATCCGCGACGTGCGCTACGGCGATCTGCCGACGCCCTATATCGTGCAGCGCGTCGGCGACCGGCCGAAGGAGCTCGCGCTGACCTTCGACGACGGCCCGGACGGAACGTGGACGCCGCAGATCCTGGATATCCTGAAGGCCAAGAAGGCGGTCGGAACGTTCTTCATCGTCGGCGAGAACGGCCTCGCCCACCCGCTGCTGCTGCGCCGGATCATCAACGAGGGCAGCGAGATCGGCAACCACAGCTATACGCATCCGAACATGGCGCTCGCCTCGCAACGCGGCATCGCGGTGGAACTGAACGCGACGCAGCGCCTGATCCAAGCCTATACCGGGCGTGCCACGCGGCTGTTCCGCGCGCCGTATTTCGGCGATGCCGAACCGACCACCGAGGACGAACTGTTCCCGGTGCTGGAGGCGCAGCAGCGCGGCTACACCTCGGTCGGGCTGCACGTCGATCCGAACGACTGGCAGCGCCCGGGCGTGCAGGCGATCATCACGCAGACGGTGAACCAGGTGCTCGCCGGCGACGACGAGCGCTCCGGCAACATCATCCTGCTGCACGATGGCGGCGGGGATCGCGCCCAGACCGTCGCCGCGCTGCCGCAGATCATCGATCAGCTGCGCGCCAGGGGCTATCGCTTCGTGCCCGTCTCGCAGCTTGCCGGCCTCTCGCGCGACCAGGTGATGCCGCGCATCGAAGGCAACGATCTGATCGCAGTGCGCGCCGATGTCGGCATCTTCGCGTTCCTCGCGCTGATCGGCTGGCTGCTGAAATGGATCTTCTTCCTCGCCATCGCGCTCGGCATCGCGCGCGCGATCGTGATGGCCGGGCTCGCGATGTGGAACAAAAGGCGCGAAAACGGCGTGGTGCCACCGCCGTTCGATACCGACCGTCTGGTCTCGGTGATCATCCCGGCGTGGAACGAGGAACGCGTGATCGTCTCCTCGATCGAACGCGTGCTGGCCAGTACGAGCGCGCACATCGAGGTGATCGTGGCCGATGACGGATCGACCGACGGCACCAGCGCGGTGGTCGCCGCCGCGTTCGACGGCGATCCGCGCGTGCGCCTGCTCACGCTCGTCAACGGCGGCAAGGCCGAGGCGCTCAACCGCGCGCTGACCTATGCCAAGGGCGAGATCGTCGTCGCGCTGGATGCCGATACGCAGTTCGAGAAGGAAACGGTCGCGCGGCTGGTGCGCTGGTTCGACGATCCGGAGATCGGCGCGGTGGCGGGCAATGCCAAGGTCGGCAACCGGGTCAATCTCGTCACGCGCTGGCAGGCGGTGGAATATGTGACGGCGCAGAACGTCGAACGCCGCGCGCTGGCGCAGTTCGATGCGATGATGGTCGTGCCCGGCGCGGTCGGGGCGTGGCGGCGCGCGGCGCTGGACGCGGTCGGCGGATATCCGATCGACACGCTGGCCGAGGATCAGGATCTGACGATCGCGATCCAGCGCGCGGGATGGCGCATCGCCTACGATGTCGATGCGGTCGCCTGGACCGAATCGCCGGAAAGCTTCACCGCGCTCGCCAAGCAGCGCTTCCGCTGGGCGTTCGGCACGCTGCAATGCCTGTGGAAGCATCGCCGCGTGATGCGCACCGGCCAGCCCAAGGGCCTGGCATTCGTCGGCATGCCGCAGGCGTGGATGTTCCAGATCTTCTTCGCCGCGGTGTCGCCGGTGATCGATCTGGCGCTGATCGTCTCGATCGTCGGCACCTGGATCCGCGTATCGCAGCACGGCTGGGCGCAGACGCAGAGCGACGTGTTCATGATGGCGATCTACTGGACCGCCTTCACCGCGATCGACGTATTGTGCGGCTGGATCGCCTATCGGCTGGAACCGCGCGAGCAGCGCTATCCGGCGCACCTGCTGATCGCGCAGCGCTTCATCTATCGCCAGGTGATGTATTGGGTGGTGCTGAAGGCGATCGGCGCGGCGATCAGCGGGCTGGGCGTCGGCTGGGGCAAATTGGAACGCACCGGCAGCGTGGAGGCCGAGGGCCGGGCCTGA
- a CDS encoding AcvB/VirJ family lysyl-phosphatidylglycerol hydrolase, with protein sequence MIGRRHPSAAPRTRRRLRIVAGIAALILLAIVALFASAGFFDADAVHIVPPTDPRKAIGAVYFTGDMGVRFGMSADTIPALAANGYPVYAINSPTLFARRRTRADVERIVADAVRRGLEQTQSDRVVLIGQSYGADILQTGLAALPADLRAKVAGVVLVVPGETVFFRADPSGLVYHGTPDSMGAATARKLNWTRFTCIYGSAESDSLCPQIVLPNLRTIAMPGGHFLGRDSAGLIAHVLAAIPAAPSPAPSKDRP encoded by the coding sequence ATGATCGGTCGCCGCCATCCCTCCGCCGCCCCGCGCACCCGCCGGCGCCTGCGCATCGTCGCGGGCATCGCCGCGTTGATCCTGCTGGCGATCGTCGCGCTGTTCGCCAGCGCGGGCTTCTTCGACGCGGACGCGGTCCACATCGTGCCCCCGACCGACCCGCGCAAAGCGATCGGCGCGGTCTATTTCACCGGCGACATGGGCGTGCGCTTCGGGATGAGCGCGGACACGATCCCGGCGCTCGCCGCCAACGGCTATCCCGTCTACGCGATCAACAGCCCGACGCTGTTCGCGCGCCGCCGCACGCGGGCGGACGTCGAACGGATCGTCGCCGATGCCGTGCGCCGGGGTCTCGAACAGACTCAGTCCGACCGCGTCGTGCTGATCGGCCAATCCTATGGGGCCGACATCCTGCAGACCGGCCTCGCCGCCCTGCCCGCCGATCTGCGCGCGAAGGTGGCAGGCGTGGTGCTGGTCGTGCCGGGCGAGACCGTATTCTTCCGCGCCGACCCTTCGGGCCTCGTCTATCACGGCACGCCCGACAGCATGGGCGCGGCGACCGCGCGGAAGCTGAACTGGACGCGCTTCACCTGCATCTACGGCTCCGCCGAAAGCGACAGCCTGTGCCCGCAGATCGTGCTGCCCAACCTGCGCACGATCGCGATGCCCGGCGGCCATTTCCTAGGCCGCGACAGTGCCGGGCTGATCGCCCATGTGCTGGCCGCAATCCCGGCCGCCCCCTCGCCTGCCCCCTCCAAGGACCGACCATGA
- a CDS encoding DUF2147 domain-containing protein, which yields MMRIPATLTATLAMLIAGTAPAVASSNPVLGTWVNPKHTLAVQTAACEAGGLCGAIVRADEQALADARDAGVPQLIGLQLLQDYHPAHGGVWSGRVYVPDMGRSFSSRIEQVSPDALKISGCLVGGFLCKSQVWRRLK from the coding sequence ATGATGCGCATTCCCGCCACCCTGACCGCAACGCTCGCGATGCTGATCGCCGGCACGGCCCCGGCCGTCGCCTCGTCCAATCCGGTGCTCGGCACCTGGGTCAACCCGAAGCACACGCTCGCGGTGCAGACCGCCGCGTGCGAGGCCGGTGGGCTGTGCGGCGCGATCGTCCGCGCCGACGAACAGGCGCTGGCCGATGCGCGCGATGCCGGCGTGCCGCAACTGATCGGGCTGCAATTGCTGCAGGACTATCATCCCGCGCATGGCGGCGTCTGGTCGGGCCGGGTCTATGTGCCCGACATGGGACGCAGCTTTTCCTCGCGGATCGAACAGGTGTCGCCCGACGCGCTGAAGATCTCCGGGTGCCTGGTCGGCGGCTTCCTCTGCAAGTCGCAGGTGTGGCGTCGCCTTAAGTGA